In Methanosphaera sp. ISO3-F5, a genomic segment contains:
- a CDS encoding Ig-like domain repeat protein, producing MKKNKIILLITLILLLLSVSYAAETSNTTTSNKDTPTTVQTSTQRVEQSVIKEEANHNKEIMKITQQEKNNKQANSVDANNFKELYSALSDDETDYKDLTINLKSNIKLENDMRISYKYKNVVINGNGKTIDGDNKYMFLDFYTKTVTLRDIKVTECSSYKGVINVYDGKLTLINSSFTNNNDKVISATENSNINIKNCVFTDNKCGSSGGVIFNEYGATIIIDNCRFENNTASSGGAIYFDKGNLSITNSYFNNNYAEFDGGSIYYGFSGDKATIKNTIFTNNNAKSSGGAISAYGSSITIKNCTFNKNTGYEGGAIYNYGSSNNIIQNTFQNNNANENGGAIFNEGGYEHITWPGDYWKYCGSNNLNINKNIFTNNTAINGSAIYNQAKTMKIQNNTFKQNKAKTTGKSIINDTETIIKNNKNMEYSSYSSTIHTSSETATITNNIFDDGITYTKININAPKNKEYKDKITIKGNLTDIDGNKIINSKITIIINGKKYSNKTNANGIYTVSLTANTLGKNNITVTFAGNKQYNTSTAKTTFTVTKRTTKATITKIAQKTYKQNMTITGKLTDSTGTIIKNSNVKVKVNTKTYTVKTNSKGIYSLKVTANKVGTNNVTVTYAGNKYYKAGTKKTTFKTVTRATKLTVNKISTTNKGKTIKITGKLTDNLKSPVMNSLVKIKINKKTVSVKTNKQGVYTYNYKTTKGTNTVTVTFAGSTNYKKTSVKSSFSVK from the coding sequence ATGAAGAAAAATAAAATCATCCTACTGATTACACTAATTCTACTACTGTTAAGTGTATCCTACGCAGCAGAAACAAGCAACACTACAACAAGTAATAAGGATACACCAACAACAGTACAAACAAGCACACAAAGAGTAGAACAAAGTGTAATAAAAGAAGAAGCCAATCATAATAAAGAAATAATGAAGATAACTCAACAAGAGAAAAATAATAAACAAGCAAATAGTGTGGATGCAAACAACTTTAAAGAATTATATTCGGCTTTATCAGATGATGAAACAGACTATAAAGATTTAACAATTAATCTAAAGTCAAACATTAAATTAGAAAATGACATGAGAATATCCTATAAATATAAAAATGTTGTTATAAATGGTAATGGAAAGACCATTGATGGTGATAATAAGTATATGTTCCTCGATTTTTATACAAAAACTGTAACATTACGTGACATTAAGGTTACTGAATGTTCAAGTTACAAAGGAGTCATTAATGTTTATGATGGAAAATTAACTCTGATAAATTCATCATTTACCAATAATAATGACAAAGTGATATCTGCTACTGAAAATAGTAATATAAATATTAAAAATTGTGTATTCACAGATAACAAATGTGGCAGTTCCGGTGGAGTAATATTTAATGAATATGGAGCAACCATAATTATTGATAACTGTAGATTCGAAAACAACACTGCAAGCAGTGGTGGGGCAATATATTTCGACAAAGGAAATCTAAGCATTACTAACTCATATTTTAATAACAATTATGCTGAATTTGATGGTGGATCAATATATTATGGATTTAGTGGTGATAAAGCCACGATAAAAAACACCATTTTTACCAATAATAATGCAAAGTCGAGTGGTGGGGCAATTTCTGCTTATGGTTCTTCCATCACCATTAAAAACTGTACTTTTAATAAAAATACTGGATATGAAGGAGGAGCTATCTATAATTATGGAAGCAGCAACAACATAATTCAAAATACATTCCAAAATAACAATGCAAATGAAAATGGTGGAGCAATATTCAACGAAGGAGGATATGAACATATAACATGGCCCGGAGACTATTGGAAATATTGTGGATCAAATAACTTAAACATCAATAAAAACATATTCACAAACAATACAGCCATTAATGGATCAGCCATATATAATCAAGCCAAAACCATGAAAATACAAAACAACACGTTCAAACAAAACAAAGCAAAAACAACAGGAAAATCAATAATAAATGATACAGAAACAATAATAAAAAATAATAAAAATATGGAATATTCAAGTTATAGTTCAACCATACACACAAGTTCAGAAACAGCTACAATAACAAATAATATATTTGATGACGGAATAACATACACAAAAATAAACATTAATGCTCCAAAAAACAAGGAATATAAAGATAAAATAACAATAAAAGGAAATTTAACTGACATTGATGGAAATAAAATAATAAACTCTAAAATAACAATCATAATCAACGGAAAAAAATACTCTAATAAGACAAATGCCAATGGTATTTACACAGTTAGTTTAACAGCAAATACACTGGGAAAAAATAACATAACAGTAACCTTTGCAGGCAACAAACAATATAATACAAGCACTGCAAAAACAACATTCACAGTCACCAAACGAACAACAAAAGCCACAATAACCAAGATAGCACAGAAAACCTATAAACAAAACATGACAATAACCGGTAAACTAACAGATAGTACAGGTACAATAATTAAAAATAGTAATGTAAAAGTTAAAGTAAACACGAAAACATACACCGTAAAAACTAACAGCAAAGGAATATACAGCCTCAAGGTTACAGCCAATAAGGTAGGAACCAATAACGTAACAGTAACCTATGCAGGAAACAAGTACTACAAAGCAGGGACAAAGAAGACCACATTTAAAACAGTAACACGTGCAACCAAACTAACAGTCAATAAAATCTCAACTACAAACAAGGGCAAAACAATAAAAATAACAGGTAAACTAACAGACAACCTCAAATCACCAGTCATGAACAGCCTGGTAAAAATCAAGATCAACAAGAAAACAGTGAGTGTAAAAACCAATAAACAGGGAGTATACACATACAACTACAAAACAACCAAAGGCACCAACACTGTCACAGTAACTTTTGCAGGCAGTACTAATTATAAAAAGACTAGTGTTAAGTCTAGTTTTAGTGTGAAATAG
- a CDS encoding ATP-binding protein: MSKYLPRVIDDTIEDYLEIMGAVLITGPKWCGKTTTAKQHSKSMIKLLSNRSDYYAQLIEINPEYLLNGEKPKLIDEWQITPTIWDTIRDEIDEADQKGLFILTGSTVVDESNIKHSGTGRIHRLLMMPMSLFESNDSTGDISLQSLFENPDLNIDSYKSNLTFKDIAFLCCRGGWPEAVTIKDKEKQIKISEAYYEAICETDISAIDNIKRDSDRARYILRAYARNISTLAKNTTILKDVIKEYEDIQKSSYYEYVDAFKRLFVIKDIKGWAPNIRSSNTMRKGSKRQFIDPSIATSALEISPEILMSDLKTFGFIFENLCIRDLSIYINNVGGKVYYYNDSYGLEVDCILRLKNGKYALIEFKLGSFEIDKGAENLLKMKKLIQDKREEQKVNLPDPSFLAIITGTEFAYTRKDGVKVIPIGCLKN; the protein is encoded by the coding sequence ATGTCAAAATATTTACCAAGGGTAATAGATGATACTATTGAAGATTATCTTGAAATTATGGGTGCTGTTCTAATAACAGGTCCTAAATGGTGTGGTAAAACAACAACTGCCAAACAACACTCAAAGAGCATGATAAAACTATTGTCAAACAGAAGTGATTATTATGCTCAGCTTATAGAAATTAACCCTGAATATTTATTAAATGGAGAAAAACCAAAATTAATAGACGAATGGCAAATAACACCAACCATATGGGACACAATACGTGATGAAATAGATGAAGCAGACCAGAAAGGATTATTCATATTAACCGGATCAACAGTAGTTGATGAAAGCAATATAAAACATAGCGGTACGGGCAGAATTCACAGATTATTGATGATGCCTATGAGTTTATTTGAAAGCAACGACTCTACAGGAGATATTTCATTACAAAGTCTATTTGAGAATCCTGACTTAAATATTGACTCATACAAATCAAATCTGACATTTAAAGATATTGCATTTCTATGCTGCAGGGGAGGATGGCCAGAAGCGGTAACAATAAAAGATAAAGAAAAACAGATAAAAATATCAGAAGCTTATTATGAAGCCATTTGTGAAACAGATATTTCGGCGATAGATAACATAAAACGTGATTCTGATAGAGCAAGATATATCCTACGAGCATATGCCAGAAATATATCCACACTAGCAAAAAATACTACAATACTCAAAGATGTGATAAAAGAATATGAAGATATTCAAAAAAGTTCATATTATGAATATGTGGATGCCTTCAAAAGATTATTCGTAATCAAAGATATTAAAGGATGGGCACCAAATATCCGATCATCAAATACAATGAGAAAAGGAAGCAAAAGACAATTCATTGACCCTTCTATAGCAACTTCCGCACTTGAAATATCACCAGAAATACTAATGTCTGATTTAAAAACATTCGGATTTATCTTTGAAAACCTGTGCATACGTGATTTAAGCATTTACATTAATAATGTTGGAGGAAAAGTGTATTATTATAATGATTCATATGGTTTAGAAGTAGATTGCATATTAAGATTAAAAAATGGTAAATACGCATTAATCGAATTCAAATTAGGCAGTTTTGAAATAGATAAAGGAGCAGAAAATCTACTTAAAATGAAAAAACTAATTCAAGATAAACGAGAAGAACAAAAAGTAAACTTACCAGATCCAAGCTTTCTGGCAATCATCACAGGTACTGAATTTGCATATACACGCAAGGACGGAGTTAAAGTAATTCCAATAGGATGCCTAAAAAACTAA
- a CDS encoding type II toxin-antitoxin system VapC family toxin, with the protein MILVDSNYMIALMNNKEKNHKRAVKLASRVDNDEKIMPILMLSEAVTSIGSRKKGKEAKLLYDTLIDNFEIYFPTLNEIDTAMQCVLKYDGTLALADCLAILIMKKRGITEIVSFDDDFDKVEGIVRIH; encoded by the coding sequence ATGATACTGGTTGATAGCAATTATATGATAGCTTTAATGAATAATAAAGAAAAAAATCATAAAAGGGCAGTAAAATTAGCATCCAGAGTAGATAACGATGAAAAAATAATGCCAATATTAATGTTGTCTGAAGCTGTAACAAGTATAGGAAGTCGAAAAAAAGGTAAAGAAGCTAAATTATTATATGATACTTTGATTGATAATTTTGAAATATATTTTCCAACATTAAATGAAATAGATACTGCAATGCAATGTGTACTTAAATATGATGGTACATTAGCTTTAGCTGACTGTTTAGCTATACTAATTATGAAAAAAAGAGGAATAACTGAAATAGTTTCATTTGATGATGATTTTGATAAAGTAGAAGGAATTGTACGAATTCATTAA
- a CDS encoding AbrB/MazE/SpoVT family DNA-binding domain-containing protein, whose protein sequence is MVMTKISKGYKITIPRIIRRELNISEVDKIEWKINENMNIELIPHKKKSMMDLIGIISDEDLDALESCEKASKGEL, encoded by the coding sequence ATGGTAATGACAAAAATAAGTAAAGGTTATAAAATAACTATTCCACGTATTATTCGTCGTGAATTAAACATTAGTGAAGTTGATAAAATTGAATGGAAAATTAATGAAAATATGAATATTGAATTAATTCCACATAAAAAGAAGTCAATGATGGATTTAATTGGAATAATAAGTGATGAAGATTTAGATGCTCTAGAATCATGTGAAAAAGCATCAAAAGGAGAATTATGA
- a CDS encoding helix-turn-helix domain-containing protein codes for MSEQTLIKEYPGIISEIQKEIKRLENDVRVLNKLYVILDILHDVTVAEVMKKHDISQGTVYNWIREWNEGGMENLKRKSGSKGKSKLSEEQFKILDEIILNEELKTAKEVHKAIKDNFEVDYSIRQIERIMKKLDYSYTKPYKIYNKMPKDAKELLKKT; via the coding sequence ATGTCAGAACAAACACTTATTAAAGAATATCCAGGAATTATTTCAGAGATTCAAAAAGAAATTAAGAGATTAGAAAATGATGTAAGAGTTTTAAACAAATTATATGTAATTTTAGATATTTTACATGATGTAACAGTTGCTGAAGTAATGAAAAAGCATGACATTAGTCAAGGAACAGTATATAATTGGATTAGAGAATGGAATGAAGGTGGAATGGAAAATTTAAAAAGAAAATCAGGTTCTAAAGGAAAATCTAAATTATCTGAAGAACAATTTAAAATATTGGATGAAATTATATTAAATGAAGAATTAAAAACTGCAAAAGAAGTTCATAAAGCCATTAAGGATAATTTTGAAGTAGATTATAGTATTAGACAAATAGAACGAATAATGAAGAAATTAGATTATTCTTACACTAAACCTTATAAAATTTATAATAAAATGCCAAAAGATGCAAAAGAACTGTTAAAAAAAACGTAG
- a CDS encoding transposase gives MKFMIKIVIKNLTNKKLINKLTNILNKKELELENILSTVNKPSNYKILLKTLKNLSPLNNTINKLYEYVKKNKCSIKTKSKIKLENIQKTMLLSYFYNKNLQHKLIMEKPMAIILDNYKVHHAIVFTKLCDILNIDLIYLPPYSPKYNPIEQVWRKIKAVISRKYIDNKENLINEFETEYYESVDKPSFWKKWVKEILLDI, from the coding sequence ATGAAATTCATGATAAAAATCGTCATCAAAAATTTAACAAATAAAAAATTAATTAACAAACTAACAAATATTCTTAATAAGAAAGAATTAGAACTAGAAAACATATTATCAACAGTAAATAAACCATCAAATTACAAAATTCTTCTTAAAACACTTAAAAACCTTTCACCACTTAATAATACAATAAACAAATTATATGAATATGTAAAAAAGAATAAATGTTCTATCAAAACAAAAAGTAAAATAAAACTTGAAAATATCCAAAAAACTATGTTATTATCATATTTTTACAATAAAAACTTACAACATAAATTAATAATGGAAAAACCAATGGCTATAATCCTAGATAACTATAAAGTACACCATGCAATAGTTTTTACAAAACTATGTGATATATTGAATATAGATTTAATATATTTACCGCCATATTCTCCAAAATATAATCCCATAGAACAAGTTTGGAGAAAAATCAAAGCTGTAATATCTAGAAAATACATTGATAACAAAGAAAATCTAATTAACGAATTTGAAACTGAATATTATGAGTCTGTTGATAAACCAAGTTTTTGGAAAAAATGGGTCAAAGAAATATTACTAGATATATAA
- a CDS encoding PIN domain-containing protein produces the protein MKKRVDLNKIYTIINEVMDVKYLKKSDYEDAVDTYSYYNGSINYSDCLILKTMQDNNINKILSYDDDFDKINGLQRIY, from the coding sequence ATGAAAAAAAGAGTTGATTTAAATAAAATATATACTATAATAAATGAAGTAATGGATGTTAAATATCTCAAAAAATCAGATTATGAAGATGCAGTTGATACATATAGTTATTATAATGGTTCCATCAATTATTCTGATTGTTTAATACTAAAAACAATGCAAGACAACAATATAAATAAGATATTAAGTTATGATGATGATTTTGATAAAATAAACGGACTTCAAAGAATTTATTAA
- a CDS encoding pyrroline-5-carboxylate reductase family protein → MIQEDLFKNKVGIIGAGKIGLALILKLLEKNYPPDNIKLTYNGSIYTFNNIYDNNLVDMISSNAEIVKTSDILILSVPPQSFKAIGDFNLSEDTLVISFMAGISSEDIRKQTGSNNVVRIIPTGPDTIHDSNAVAGVYGENSTSDALFDLLDIDYVRVDNEDDMDYVAIAGCLPVVYCRASPESPETRDAINKISEEFPLFRELARKCEKLVPEDKSEEFISKFVTPGGVTQAILNGFNSGKSVYESLLMGLERNRDLSY, encoded by the coding sequence ATGATACAGGAAGATTTATTCAAAAACAAGGTAGGGATAATTGGTGCCGGAAAGATTGGATTAGCATTAATACTGAAACTTCTCGAAAAAAACTATCCACCGGATAATATAAAATTAACATATAACGGTTCAATATACACATTCAACAATATATATGACAATAACCTGGTAGATATGATATCATCTAATGCTGAAATAGTGAAAACATCAGATATACTCATATTATCAGTACCACCACAATCCTTCAAGGCTATTGGTGACTTTAACCTCTCCGAAGACACACTGGTAATATCATTCATGGCAGGAATAAGTAGTGAAGATATTAGGAAACAAACCGGGTCCAACAATGTGGTGCGAATAATACCAACAGGTCCTGACACGATACATGATTCAAATGCAGTGGCAGGAGTTTATGGAGAAAACAGCACCTCTGATGCATTATTTGACCTGCTTGACATTGACTATGTGAGAGTGGATAATGAGGATGACATGGATTACGTGGCAATAGCAGGATGTCTCCCCGTAGTATACTGCAGGGCAAGCCCAGAATCACCCGAAACAAGGGATGCTATAAACAAAATATCAGAGGAATTTCCATTATTCAGGGAGCTTGCACGTAAATGTGAAAAACTTGTCCCCGAAGATAAGAGTGAAGAATTTATCAGTAAATTCGTAACACCTGGTGGAGTTACACAAGCAATACTTAATGGCTTTAACAGTGGAAAAAGTGTTTATGAATCATTACTTATGGGCCTGGAAAGAAACAGGGATTTATCATATTAA